The following proteins are co-located in the Rhodococcus opacus B4 genome:
- the aceA gene encoding isocitrate lyase, whose translation MSTTGTPKTAAEIQQDWDTNPRWKGVTRNYTAEQVTKLQGTVVEEATLARRGSEILWDLVNNEDYINSLGALTGNQAVQQVRAGLKAIYLSGWQVAGDANLSGHTYPDQSLYPANSVPQVVRRINNALLRADEIAKVEGDTSVDNWLAPIVADGEAGFGGALNVYELQKAMIAAGVAGSHWEDQLASEKKCGHLGGKVLIPTQQHIRTLTSARLAADVADVPTVVIARTDAEAATLITSDVDERDREFLDGTRTAEGFYGVKNGIEPCIARAKAYAPYSDLIWMETGVPDLEVAKKFAESVRSEFPDQLLAYNCSPSFNWKAHLDDATIAKFQKELGAMGFKFQFITLAGFHSLNYGMFDLAHGYAREGMTAFVDLQEREFKAAEERGFTAIKHQREVGAGYFDSIATTVDPNTSTAALKGSTEEGQFH comes from the coding sequence ATGTCGACCACCGGCACCCCGAAGACCGCAGCTGAAATCCAGCAGGATTGGGACACCAACCCGCGCTGGAAGGGAGTAACCCGCAACTACACGGCGGAGCAGGTCACCAAGCTCCAGGGCACCGTTGTCGAAGAGGCGACCCTCGCACGCCGTGGTTCCGAGATCCTCTGGGACCTCGTGAACAACGAGGACTACATCAACTCGCTGGGCGCGCTGACCGGTAACCAGGCAGTTCAGCAGGTCCGTGCGGGCCTCAAGGCCATCTACCTGTCCGGCTGGCAGGTCGCCGGTGACGCGAACCTGTCCGGACACACCTACCCCGACCAGAGCCTCTACCCGGCCAACTCGGTCCCGCAGGTCGTGCGCCGCATCAACAACGCGCTGCTGCGCGCCGACGAGATCGCCAAGGTCGAGGGCGACACCTCCGTCGACAACTGGCTCGCCCCGATCGTCGCCGACGGTGAAGCCGGCTTCGGTGGCGCGCTCAACGTCTACGAACTGCAGAAGGCCATGATCGCCGCCGGTGTCGCCGGTTCGCACTGGGAGGACCAGCTCGCGTCGGAGAAGAAGTGCGGCCACCTCGGTGGCAAGGTGCTCATCCCCACGCAGCAGCACATCCGCACCCTGACCTCGGCTCGCCTCGCGGCCGACGTCGCGGACGTTCCCACCGTGGTCATCGCCCGCACCGATGCCGAGGCCGCGACCCTCATCACGTCCGACGTCGACGAGCGCGACCGCGAGTTCCTCGACGGCACCCGCACCGCCGAGGGCTTCTACGGCGTGAAGAACGGCATCGAGCCCTGCATCGCCCGCGCCAAGGCGTACGCGCCGTACTCCGACCTCATCTGGATGGAGACCGGCGTGCCGGACCTCGAGGTCGCGAAGAAGTTCGCCGAGTCCGTGCGCAGCGAGTTCCCCGACCAGCTGCTCGCCTACAACTGCTCGCCCTCCTTCAACTGGAAGGCGCACCTGGACGACGCGACCATCGCGAAGTTCCAGAAGGAGCTCGGCGCGATGGGCTTCAAGTTCCAGTTCATCACGCTGGCCGGCTTCCACTCGCTCAACTACGGCATGTTCGACCTGGCTCACGGCTACGCCCGCGAGGGCATGACCGCCTTCGTCGACCTGCAGGAGCGCGAGTTCAAGGCCGCCGAGGAGCGTGGCTTCACCGCCATCAAGCACCAGCGTGAGGTCGGCGCCGGCTACTTCGACAGCATCGCCACCACGGTCGACCCCAACACGTCGACCGCTGCGCTGAAGGGCTCCACCGAAGAAGGTCAGTTCCACTAG
- a CDS encoding FmdB family zinc ribbon protein produces the protein MPLYEFRCAADCGRFERSFPMADVPRSVSCPGCEGDATRLVSSPRLGHGSSSAMTLLDATKRSAQEPAVVPGPPPRAASGRSPVTNNPLHRRLPRP, from the coding sequence ATGCCGCTGTACGAATTCCGATGCGCCGCCGACTGCGGCCGGTTCGAGCGGTCGTTCCCCATGGCCGACGTGCCCCGATCGGTCTCCTGCCCCGGATGCGAAGGCGACGCCACCCGGCTCGTGTCCTCCCCGCGCCTCGGACACGGATCGTCGTCCGCGATGACGCTTCTCGACGCAACGAAGCGGTCGGCTCAGGAACCGGCCGTTGTCCCCGGACCGCCGCCGCGGGCCGCATCAGGGCGTTCACCCGTCACGAACAATCCGCTGCACCGCCGACTTCCTCGTCCCTGA
- the fmdA gene encoding formamidase — protein sequence MPELLFPLDSSKKFTDQAIVGHNRWHPDIPAAVTVKPGDSFRVHCREWFDGAIHNDDSADDILNAPLTTVHTLSGPFAVEGAKPGDLLIVDILDVGPIPQEDSGPLAGQGWGYTGIFSRHNGGGFLTEQFPDAYKAVWDFSGQTATSRHVPHVSFTGIVHPGLMGTAPSAALLSKWNAREGALIATDPGRVPPLALPPEPQDAVLGSLSDADFDRVAGEAARTAPPRENGGNQDIKNLTKGSRVFYPVFVDGANLSVGDLHFSQGDGEITFCGAIEMGGFIDLRVDLIPGGMDTYGVSENAIFMPGNTDPQYSEWLAFSGTSVTLDGEQKYLDSHLSYQRACLHAIDYLTKFGYSPEQAYLLLGAAPIEGRLSGVVDIPNSCSTVYLPTAMFDFPVAPSASGPFRIDPGVGAPRSENKA from the coding sequence ATGCCCGAACTGCTGTTTCCGCTCGATTCCTCGAAGAAGTTCACCGACCAGGCGATCGTCGGCCACAACCGCTGGCACCCCGACATCCCGGCCGCGGTCACGGTGAAACCGGGCGACTCCTTCCGCGTGCACTGCCGCGAATGGTTCGACGGTGCCATCCACAACGACGACTCCGCCGACGACATCCTGAACGCACCACTCACCACCGTGCACACCTTGTCCGGACCGTTCGCCGTGGAGGGCGCGAAGCCCGGCGACCTGCTGATCGTCGACATCCTCGACGTCGGGCCCATCCCCCAGGAGGATTCCGGCCCGCTGGCCGGCCAGGGCTGGGGCTACACGGGCATCTTCTCCCGCCACAACGGCGGCGGATTCCTCACCGAGCAGTTCCCCGACGCCTACAAGGCCGTCTGGGACTTCTCCGGTCAGACCGCCACGTCGCGGCACGTCCCGCACGTCTCGTTCACCGGCATCGTGCACCCCGGACTGATGGGCACCGCACCGTCGGCCGCCCTGCTGTCGAAGTGGAACGCCCGGGAGGGCGCGCTCATCGCCACCGACCCGGGCCGGGTTCCCCCACTCGCCCTGCCGCCCGAACCGCAGGACGCCGTCCTCGGGTCCCTGTCAGACGCGGACTTCGACCGCGTCGCCGGCGAGGCCGCCCGCACCGCTCCCCCACGGGAGAACGGCGGCAACCAGGACATCAAGAACCTGACCAAGGGCAGCCGCGTCTTCTACCCGGTGTTCGTCGACGGCGCGAACCTGTCCGTCGGCGATCTGCACTTCTCCCAGGGCGATGGCGAGATCACGTTCTGCGGCGCCATCGAGATGGGCGGCTTCATCGACCTGCGCGTCGACCTCATCCCCGGCGGGATGGACACGTACGGCGTGTCCGAGAACGCGATCTTCATGCCCGGCAACACGGATCCGCAGTATTCGGAGTGGCTCGCGTTCTCCGGGACGTCCGTCACCCTGGACGGGGAACAGAAGTATCTCGACTCGCACCTGTCGTATCAGCGCGCGTGCCTCCACGCGATCGACTACCTCACCAAGTTCGGGTACAGCCCCGAGCAGGCGTATCTCCTACTCGGCGCCGCACCGATCGAGGGCAGACTCTCCGGAGTCGTGGACATCCCGAACTCCTGCTCGACCGTGTATCTGCCGACTGCGATGTTCGACTTCCCCGTCGCACCGTCCGCGTCGGGCCCGTTCCGGATCGACCCTGGCGTCGGCGCCCCGCGGTCGGAGAACAAGGCCTGA
- the ramB gene encoding acetate metabolism transcriptional regulator RamB — MSKTFVGTRLRQLRTERGLSQAALAKTLEISASYLNQIEHDVRPLTVPVLLRISEVFGVDTTFFSSQDDTRLIAEMREVALDQEMGIDADAQEIAEMVASHPGLAKAMVNMHRRFRNTTAQLALATEDRYSDGSGSGAITMPHEEVRDYFYQRQNYLHELDTAAEELTARMRFHRGDVGGEIARRLQTVHDVQIVKRIDLGENVLHRYDPESRLLEISPHLSGGQQVFKFATELAFLEYGDLLDKLVAEGGFTSDESVALARLGLANYFAAATVLPYGQFHDVAEDFRYDIERLSAFYSVSYETICHRLSTLQRPKLRGVPFMFVRVDRAGNMSKRQSATGFHFSTSGGTCPLWNVYETFAYPGKIMNQIAQMPDGRRYLWIARTVERRAQRYGQPAKIFAIGLGCEIRHAHRLVYGDGLDLDDSNPGTPIGAGCRVCERVNCPQRAFPPLGKQLDISEHQSSVSPYLIR, encoded by the coding sequence ATGTCCAAGACCTTCGTCGGCACCCGGTTGCGTCAGCTCCGGACCGAGCGTGGCCTGAGCCAGGCGGCGCTGGCCAAGACACTGGAGATCTCGGCCAGCTACCTCAATCAGATCGAGCACGACGTCCGGCCGCTGACGGTGCCGGTGCTGCTGCGGATCAGCGAGGTCTTCGGCGTCGACACCACGTTCTTCTCCTCCCAGGACGACACGCGCCTGATCGCGGAGATGCGCGAGGTCGCGCTGGACCAGGAGATGGGCATCGACGCGGACGCCCAGGAGATCGCGGAGATGGTCGCGTCGCACCCGGGCCTGGCGAAGGCGATGGTCAACATGCACCGCCGCTTCCGCAACACCACGGCCCAGCTGGCTCTCGCGACGGAGGACCGTTACAGCGACGGCAGCGGCAGCGGCGCGATCACGATGCCGCACGAGGAGGTCCGCGACTACTTCTATCAGCGGCAGAATTATCTGCACGAACTCGACACGGCCGCGGAGGAGCTGACGGCGCGGATGCGGTTCCACCGCGGCGACGTCGGCGGTGAGATCGCCCGCCGGTTGCAGACCGTGCACGACGTGCAGATCGTCAAGCGCATCGACCTCGGCGAGAACGTCCTGCACCGGTACGACCCCGAGTCGCGGCTGCTGGAGATCTCGCCGCACCTGTCCGGTGGGCAGCAGGTGTTCAAGTTCGCGACCGAGCTGGCGTTCCTCGAATACGGCGACCTGCTGGACAAGCTGGTGGCGGAGGGCGGCTTCACGAGCGACGAGTCGGTCGCGCTCGCCCGGCTCGGGCTGGCCAACTACTTCGCTGCGGCCACGGTCCTCCCCTACGGCCAGTTCCACGACGTCGCCGAGGACTTCCGGTACGACATCGAACGGTTGTCGGCGTTCTACTCGGTGAGCTACGAGACGATCTGTCACCGCCTCTCGACGCTGCAGCGCCCGAAGCTGCGTGGTGTCCCGTTCATGTTCGTGCGCGTCGACCGGGCAGGCAACATGTCGAAGCGGCAGTCGGCCACCGGGTTCCATTTCTCCACCAGCGGCGGAACGTGCCCGCTGTGGAACGTGTACGAGACGTTCGCGTACCCCGGCAAGATCATGAACCAGATCGCGCAGATGCCGGACGGACGCCGGTACCTGTGGATCGCCCGCACCGTCGAGCGCCGCGCCCAGCGTTACGGTCAGCCCGCCAAGATCTTCGCGATCGGGCTCGGCTGCGAGATCCGGCACGCCCACCGCCTCGTCTACGGCGACGGTCTGGACCTCGACGATTCCAACCCGGGCACCCCCATCGGCGCCGGCTGCCGGGTGTGCGAGCGCGTCAACTGCCCGCAGCGCGCCTTCCCGCCGCTCGGCAAGCAACTCGACATCAGCGAGCACCAGAGTTCGGTCTCCCCGTACCTGATCCGCTGA
- the urtA gene encoding urea ABC transporter substrate-binding protein yields the protein MRTFSKRALAAPTALAAIGLVLTGCGSKASDTAGESTAASCVDTSGDTIKVGSLNSLSGTMAISEVTVRDSIALAVDEINNSGGVLGKKIQIVAEDGASEPTVFAEKAEKLISSDCVAAVFGGWTSSSRKAMLPVFEDNNSLLYYPVQYEGLEDSKNIFYTGATTNQQIVPALDYLKEKGVKSLYLVGSDYVFPQTANRIIKAYAEANGIEIKGEDYTPLGSTDFSTIVNKVRSADADAVFNTLNGDSNVAFFREYANVGLKPADMPVVSVSIAEEEVGGIGVQNIEGQLTAWNYYQTIDTPENKKFVDAYKARYGANKPTSDPMEAAYTSVYLWKNTVEKANSFATKDIQDNADGVTFAAPEGLVTIDGSNHHITKTARIGEIRNDGLIYTVWDSGTPIQPDPYLKSYPWAESLGS from the coding sequence ATGCGCACCTTCTCCAAGCGCGCCCTCGCTGCACCGACCGCGCTCGCCGCCATCGGGCTCGTGCTGACCGGTTGCGGCAGCAAGGCGTCCGACACGGCCGGCGAGTCCACGGCGGCGTCCTGTGTGGACACATCCGGGGACACGATCAAGGTCGGGTCGCTGAACTCGCTGTCCGGCACCATGGCCATCAGCGAGGTGACCGTCCGGGACTCGATCGCGCTCGCGGTCGACGAGATCAACAACTCGGGCGGCGTGCTCGGCAAGAAGATCCAGATCGTGGCCGAGGACGGCGCCTCGGAGCCCACCGTGTTCGCGGAGAAGGCCGAGAAGCTCATCAGCAGCGACTGCGTCGCGGCCGTGTTCGGCGGCTGGACGTCGTCGAGCCGCAAGGCGATGCTGCCGGTCTTCGAGGACAACAACTCGCTGCTCTACTACCCCGTGCAGTACGAGGGCCTCGAGGATTCGAAGAACATCTTCTACACCGGTGCCACCACCAACCAGCAGATCGTGCCCGCCCTCGACTATCTGAAGGAGAAGGGCGTCAAGTCGCTGTACCTGGTGGGCAGCGACTACGTGTTCCCGCAGACGGCCAACCGCATCATCAAGGCGTACGCGGAGGCCAACGGCATCGAGATCAAGGGCGAGGACTACACGCCGCTCGGCTCCACCGACTTCTCCACCATCGTCAACAAGGTGCGCTCCGCCGACGCGGATGCCGTGTTCAACACATTGAACGGCGATTCCAACGTCGCATTCTTCCGCGAGTACGCGAACGTCGGCCTGAAGCCCGCCGACATGCCCGTCGTGTCGGTGTCGATCGCCGAGGAGGAGGTCGGCGGCATCGGCGTCCAGAACATCGAGGGCCAGCTGACGGCCTGGAACTACTACCAGACCATCGACACGCCGGAGAACAAGAAGTTCGTCGACGCGTACAAGGCCCGGTACGGCGCGAACAAGCCGACGTCCGACCCGATGGAAGCCGCATACACGTCCGTGTACCTGTGGAAGAACACCGTCGAGAAGGCGAACTCCTTCGCCACCAAGGACATCCAGGACAACGCGGACGGTGTCACGTTCGCCGCGCCGGAGGGACTGGTCACCATCGACGGGTCCAACCACCACATCACCAAGACCGCGCGGATCGGCGAGATCCGGAACGACGGCCTGATCTACACGGTCTGGGATTCGGGCACCCCGATCCAGCCGGACCCCTACCTGAAGTCCTACCCGTGGGCCGAGTCGCTGGGTAGCTAG
- the urtB gene encoding urea ABC transporter permease subunit UrtB, which translates to MDVVIGQLFTGLSIGSILLLAALGLSLTFGQMGVINMAHGEFIMAGSYTAYVVQQVVSSATGSLFISLLVGFVVGGAMGVLLEVTLVKRMYHRPLDTLLVTFGVGLILQQLARDVFGAPAVNVAAPGWLSGGVEILGAVVPKTRLFILVLAVVAVVALSLAMQKSSMGRRIRAVVQNRDLAETSGISSRRTDVTTFFIGSGLAGVAGVALTLIGSTSPTIGQSYLIDAFLVVVVGGLGQMKGAVIAAFALGILNSFVEYSTTASIAKVIVFVVIVVFLQVRPQGLFAVKTRSLV; encoded by the coding sequence ATGGATGTAGTGATCGGACAGCTGTTCACCGGGTTGAGTATCGGATCGATCCTGTTGCTGGCAGCGCTGGGGCTGTCGTTGACGTTCGGCCAGATGGGCGTCATCAACATGGCCCACGGCGAATTCATCATGGCCGGCTCGTACACGGCATACGTGGTGCAGCAGGTGGTGTCGAGCGCCACCGGTTCTCTGTTCATCTCTCTGCTCGTCGGCTTCGTGGTCGGTGGCGCGATGGGCGTCCTCCTCGAGGTGACGCTCGTGAAGCGGATGTACCACCGGCCGCTGGACACACTGCTGGTGACGTTCGGGGTGGGGTTGATCCTGCAGCAGCTGGCGCGGGACGTCTTCGGTGCGCCCGCCGTCAACGTCGCCGCACCGGGCTGGCTCTCCGGCGGGGTGGAGATCCTGGGCGCGGTGGTCCCGAAGACGCGGCTGTTCATCCTGGTGCTCGCCGTCGTGGCCGTCGTCGCACTGTCGCTGGCGATGCAGAAGTCGTCGATGGGACGCCGCATCCGCGCCGTCGTGCAGAACCGGGACCTCGCGGAGACGAGCGGGATCTCCAGTCGCCGAACCGATGTGACGACGTTCTTCATCGGGTCCGGGCTGGCGGGTGTCGCGGGGGTGGCGCTGACCCTGATCGGCTCGACGAGCCCGACCATCGGGCAGAGCTACCTCATCGACGCGTTCCTGGTGGTCGTGGTCGGCGGCCTGGGGCAGATGAAGGGCGCGGTGATCGCCGCGTTCGCGCTCGGCATCCTCAATTCGTTCGTCGAGTACTCGACCACGGCGTCGATCGCCAAGGTCATCGTGTTCGTGGTCATCGTGGTGTTCCTCCAGGTTCGGCCGCAGGGCCTGTTCGCCGTCAAGACGAGGAGTCTCGTATGA
- the urtC gene encoding urea ABC transporter permease subunit UrtC, translated as MSILTSGRYRAWAGFALAALLLFVVAPAVLSDFRLSLLGKFLCFAIVAVGIGLAWGRGGMLTLGQGVFFGLGAYMMAMHLKIADADFRGDTVPDFMQIAGIRELPGYWVPFTSPILTILGILLVPALVAFVLGLGVFKRRVKGAYFAILSQALAAAFAILLVGQQSTGGSNGLNRFRTFFGFNLNDPANKQMLFFIAAGVLLAVVAVTRQLMNSRYGELLVAVRDQEERVRFLGYDPANIKLVAYVTAAFFAGLAGALFVPIVGIISPADVGIVPSIAFLIGVAIGGRSTLLGPVLGAIGVAWAQSAFSESFPSGWTYAQGLLFIVVVGFFPAGVAGLFALLKRKKKAASDEPAPPGPEDQTEATERMEMAR; from the coding sequence ATGAGCATCCTGACGAGTGGCCGCTACCGCGCGTGGGCGGGATTCGCACTGGCCGCGCTGCTTCTGTTCGTCGTCGCCCCCGCCGTCCTCAGCGACTTCCGGCTGAGTCTGCTCGGCAAGTTCCTGTGCTTCGCGATCGTCGCGGTCGGCATCGGTCTCGCCTGGGGCCGCGGCGGCATGCTGACCCTCGGCCAGGGTGTGTTCTTCGGGCTGGGCGCGTACATGATGGCGATGCATCTGAAGATCGCCGACGCCGACTTCCGCGGCGACACCGTGCCCGACTTCATGCAGATCGCGGGCATCCGGGAACTGCCGGGCTACTGGGTGCCGTTCACGTCGCCGATCCTGACGATTCTGGGCATCCTCCTGGTCCCGGCCCTGGTGGCGTTCGTCCTCGGTCTCGGCGTGTTCAAGCGCCGCGTCAAGGGCGCCTATTTCGCGATCCTCAGCCAGGCGCTCGCCGCCGCGTTCGCCATCCTGCTGGTGGGCCAGCAGAGCACCGGAGGAAGCAACGGCCTCAACCGGTTCCGCACGTTCTTCGGATTCAACCTGAACGATCCGGCGAACAAGCAGATGCTGTTCTTCATCGCCGCCGGGGTGCTGCTGGCCGTCGTCGCCGTCACCCGGCAACTGATGAACAGCCGTTACGGCGAACTGCTCGTCGCCGTCCGGGACCAGGAAGAACGCGTGCGATTCCTCGGGTACGACCCGGCGAACATCAAACTCGTCGCCTACGTGACGGCAGCGTTCTTCGCCGGACTCGCGGGCGCGCTGTTCGTGCCGATCGTCGGCATCATCTCCCCCGCCGACGTCGGCATCGTCCCGTCGATCGCGTTCCTGATCGGGGTGGCCATCGGCGGACGCTCCACGCTCCTCGGCCCCGTCCTCGGCGCGATCGGCGTGGCGTGGGCGCAGAGCGCCTTCTCGGAGTCGTTCCCCTCCGGCTGGACCTACGCGCAGGGCCTGCTGTTCATCGTGGTCGTCGGATTCTTCCCGGCCGGCGTCGCGGGACTGTTCGCGCTGCTGAAGCGGAAGAAGAAGGCCGCCTCCGACGAACCTGCCCCGCCCGGACCGGAGGACCAGACCGAGGCGACGGAACGAATGGAGATGGCAAGATGA
- the urtD gene encoding urea ABC transporter ATP-binding protein UrtD has translation MTIPTAAKEPVLGGNAGMSSEYLEVRDLKVSFDGFKAVDGVDLTLMQGDLRFLIGPNGAGKTTLVDAITGLVSATGSVTKSGVELIGKKVHRIARLGVGRTFQTASVFEELTVLQNLDIAAGAGRSALTLLRRRKTVLPAIEEALDVTGLGKLRDTPAGILAHGQKQWLEIGMLLVQNCSVLLLDEPVAGMSHEEREETGNLLRRIGGERTVVVVEHDMDFMRAFATSVTVLHAGKVLSEGTVEQVQADPRVQEVYLGTAAAGAAPEFQPDVSKEDSDARA, from the coding sequence ATGACGATTCCCACCGCGGCCAAGGAGCCCGTGCTCGGCGGCAACGCCGGGATGTCCAGCGAGTACCTCGAGGTCCGGGACCTGAAGGTCAGCTTCGACGGCTTCAAGGCGGTCGACGGCGTCGACCTCACCCTGATGCAGGGCGATCTGCGGTTCCTCATCGGCCCCAACGGCGCGGGCAAGACCACGCTGGTCGACGCCATCACCGGGCTCGTCTCGGCGACGGGCTCGGTCACCAAGTCCGGTGTCGAGTTGATCGGCAAGAAGGTGCACCGCATCGCCCGCCTCGGCGTGGGCCGCACATTCCAGACGGCGAGCGTGTTCGAAGAGCTGACGGTTCTCCAGAACCTCGACATCGCGGCGGGTGCGGGCCGCTCCGCGCTCACGCTGCTGCGCCGCCGTAAGACGGTGCTCCCCGCGATCGAGGAGGCGCTCGACGTCACGGGTCTCGGCAAACTCCGCGACACGCCGGCGGGCATCCTCGCGCACGGGCAGAAGCAGTGGCTCGAGATCGGCATGCTGCTGGTGCAGAACTGTTCCGTCCTGCTGCTCGACGAGCCGGTGGCCGGCATGAGCCACGAGGAACGCGAGGAGACGGGAAACCTGCTGCGCCGCATCGGCGGTGAACGGACCGTCGTGGTGGTCGAGCACGACATGGACTTCATGCGCGCATTCGCGACGTCGGTGACGGTGCTGCACGCCGGGAAGGTGCTGAGCGAGGGAACGGTCGAGCAGGTGCAGGCCGACCCCCGTGTGCAGGAGGTGTACCTCGGAACCGCCGCCGCAGGCGCCGCCCCCGAGTTTCAGCCCGACGTTTCGAAGGAGGACAGCGATGCTCGAGCTTGA
- the urtE gene encoding urea ABC transporter ATP-binding subunit UrtE yields the protein MLELDDVRAGYGRTEVIHGVSLTVPTDGVAAVMGHNGAGKTTLLRAAVGLIKVNSGRVLFDGEDVTALRPSARVARGLAYVPQGQQSFGQLTTAENLQVVADGRKRGKELVGEALDLFPALRGLLDRRAGLLSGGQRQQLAIARALITEPKMLILDEPTEGIQPSVVAEIERTIMELTRRGGLGVLLVEQHIGFALESAERYYVLESGRVTSSGDGGAAPDSDVRTAVSDVRAAMAI from the coding sequence ATGCTCGAGCTTGACGACGTCCGGGCCGGGTACGGCCGAACCGAGGTGATCCACGGAGTGTCGCTGACGGTCCCGACGGACGGGGTGGCCGCGGTGATGGGACACAACGGTGCAGGCAAGACCACACTGCTCCGGGCCGCGGTCGGACTGATCAAGGTCAACTCCGGGCGCGTGCTGTTCGACGGCGAGGACGTCACGGCGCTGCGGCCCAGCGCCCGGGTGGCGCGCGGCCTCGCGTACGTGCCGCAGGGCCAGCAGTCGTTCGGTCAGCTGACGACCGCGGAGAACCTGCAGGTGGTGGCGGACGGCCGCAAGCGCGGCAAGGAACTCGTCGGCGAGGCGCTGGATCTGTTCCCGGCGCTGCGCGGCCTGCTCGACCGGCGCGCCGGTCTGCTCTCCGGGGGCCAGCGCCAGCAACTCGCCATCGCGCGGGCGCTGATCACGGAACCGAAGATGCTGATTCTCGACGAGCCGACGGAGGGAATCCAGCCGTCCGTCGTGGCGGAGATCGAACGCACGATCATGGAACTCACCCGTCGCGGTGGACTCGGAGTTCTGTTGGTGGAACAGCACATCGGGTTCGCGCTCGAATCCGCGGAACGCTACTACGTCCTCGAATCCGGGCGGGTCACGTCGTCCGGAGACGGCGGCGCCGCACCCGATTCCGACGTCCGGACCGCGGTCTCCGACGTCCGCGCGGCGATGGCGATCTGA
- a CDS encoding GntR family transcriptional regulator has translation MARREPAGSLSDQVYLSLRTDLMSGRIPPGQRLGEERLADTYGVSRTPVREALARLLADGLVQRDVGGLFPYRPRIDELAGLYELRITLELQGIARVRADESLSHDPDVLGPELERWYALRKENPEPDAGFVALDEQFHTVLLRSAGNRALSDALVNVNAKVRPVRMFDYLTPDRMSATIDEHIAVAEFALDGKLDTAYDTLLAHISESREVVIERAEQALSLARMAWAIRD, from the coding sequence ATGGCACGCCGAGAACCGGCCGGGTCCCTCAGCGACCAGGTGTACCTGTCGCTGCGCACCGACCTGATGAGCGGACGGATCCCGCCGGGACAGCGACTCGGCGAGGAGCGTCTCGCCGACACCTACGGGGTGTCCCGGACACCGGTACGGGAGGCCCTGGCGCGGCTCCTCGCCGACGGACTCGTGCAGCGCGACGTGGGCGGGTTGTTTCCGTACCGCCCTCGCATCGACGAACTGGCCGGACTGTACGAACTGCGCATCACCCTCGAGCTCCAGGGGATCGCGCGGGTCCGCGCCGACGAGTCGCTCTCGCACGACCCGGACGTTCTGGGACCGGAACTCGAGCGGTGGTACGCGCTGCGGAAGGAGAACCCCGAACCGGACGCCGGGTTCGTCGCTCTCGACGAACAGTTCCACACGGTGCTGCTGCGGTCGGCCGGGAACCGGGCACTGTCCGATGCGCTCGTCAACGTGAACGCGAAGGTGCGGCCGGTCCGGATGTTCGACTACCTGACCCCTGATCGCATGAGCGCGACCATCGACGAGCACATCGCGGTGGCCGAGTTCGCACTGGACGGCAAACTCGACACCGCGTACGACACGCTGCTCGCGCACATCAGCGAGTCGCGGGAAGTGGTGATCGAGCGCGCGGAACAGGCACTGTCCCTCGCACGTATGGCCTGGGCGATCCGCGACTGA
- a CDS encoding carboxymuconolactone decarboxylase family protein — MTARIPPGRLKELGPVNWALWRIISRVAGVPDAHLFSTVGRTGGLFRAWLHYSGKLMPGGKISRHETELIILRVAHLRKCGYEMDHHVRLGRRAGVTPALLEQVLEGPDAEGWDARRRAILTAVDQLVTTDNLDDATWSALGAYFDDRRLIEFCFLVTQYDALATTIGTLRIERDYS; from the coding sequence GTGACCGCACGCATTCCACCGGGGCGTCTGAAGGAACTCGGCCCCGTCAACTGGGCGCTGTGGCGCATCATCTCCCGCGTCGCCGGCGTCCCGGACGCGCATCTGTTCAGCACGGTGGGCCGGACGGGGGGCCTCTTCCGTGCGTGGCTGCACTACTCCGGCAAGCTGATGCCGGGCGGCAAGATCTCCCGGCACGAGACCGAACTGATCATCCTCCGGGTGGCGCACCTGCGGAAGTGCGGCTACGAGATGGACCACCACGTGCGCCTCGGACGCCGGGCCGGGGTCACCCCGGCCCTGCTCGAACAGGTGCTGGAAGGTCCCGACGCGGAAGGCTGGGACGCGCGCCGCCGCGCCATCCTCACCGCCGTCGACCAACTCGTCACCACCGACAATCTGGACGACGCCACGTGGTCGGCGCTCGGAGCGTACTTCGACGATCGCCGGCTGATCGAGTTCTGTTTCCTGGTGACGCAGTACGACGCCCTCGCCACCACCATCGGAACGCTGAGGATCGAACGCGACTACTCGTAG